A stretch of the Staphylococcus sp. NRL 16/872 genome encodes the following:
- a CDS encoding FeoB-associated Cys-rich membrane protein, giving the protein MYILINLIIFIAIISYTLFTLVKFFKRAKRGNCGSCKSDCHCNIDSLKKVNDYTATHLK; this is encoded by the coding sequence ATGTATATCTTAATTAATTTAATTATATTTATAGCTATCATTAGCTATACGCTTTTCACATTAGTTAAATTCTTTAAACGTGCTAAACGTGGTAATTGTGGTAGCTGCAAATCAGATTGTCATTGTAATATAGATTCATTAAAAAAAGTCAATGACTATACAGCCACTCATCTAAAATAA
- a CDS encoding glyoxalase/bleomycin resistance/extradiol dioxygenase family protein: MTELHPYLSFEKAKDALEYYEKVFGATKINRLKVGESQAESFGMTKDQIEDSTMHAEFEVLGVKILCSDSFGRVENINNGISLLIDFDVNDQEDSERVEQFYDKIKDHESLNIELPFAEQFWGGKMGVFTDKYGVRWMLNGQDYSKMS; encoded by the coding sequence ATGACTGAATTACATCCATATTTGTCTTTTGAAAAAGCTAAAGATGCACTTGAGTATTATGAAAAGGTATTTGGTGCTACTAAAATCAACAGATTAAAAGTAGGAGAAAGCCAAGCAGAAAGTTTCGGAATGACTAAAGATCAAATTGAAGATTCTACTATGCATGCTGAATTTGAAGTTTTAGGTGTCAAAATTTTATGTTCTGACTCATTTGGCCGTGTTGAAAATATTAATAATGGCATTTCATTATTAATTGATTTCGACGTTAACGACCAAGAAGATTCTGAGAGAGTTGAACAATTTTACGATAAGATTAAAGATCATGAATCACTTAATATCGAATTACCGTTTGCCGAACAATTCTGGGGTGGTAAAATGGGCGTATTTACTGATAAATACGGTGTACGTTGGATGTTAAATGGTCAAGATTATTCTAAAATGTCATAG
- a CDS encoding TetR family transcriptional regulator, producing the protein MNDKDLRVIKTKKALTQSLYVLLEKEMFSNISVNKICKNAQIHRTTFYKHFYDKYELLHYLFKLTHNAYFAIDIKERLNNPFQILANTFNKDEISRIELKQHGDKEFEKARNNYLIETVKNEFKDNMHRIAIDNSVPPSLVFYVFGAVLTSFLEWKRNENATLSPKEMDEVFHKLINIKAK; encoded by the coding sequence ATGAACGATAAAGATTTAAGAGTAATTAAAACTAAAAAGGCCTTAACTCAAAGTTTATATGTCTTACTTGAAAAAGAAATGTTCTCTAATATTTCAGTCAATAAAATATGTAAAAATGCTCAAATACACCGTACAACGTTTTATAAACATTTTTATGATAAATACGAACTATTGCATTATTTATTTAAGTTAACGCATAACGCTTATTTTGCCATAGATATTAAAGAGCGATTAAATAACCCTTTTCAAATTTTGGCTAATACTTTCAATAAAGATGAGATTTCACGGATTGAATTGAAGCAACATGGGGATAAAGAATTCGAAAAGGCACGAAACAATTATTTAATTGAAACTGTAAAAAATGAATTTAAAGACAATATGCACCGCATTGCTATTGACAATTCAGTACCACCAAGTTTAGTATTCTATGTCTTTGGCGCAGTTTTAACTAGCTTTTTAGAATGGAAGCGAAACGAAAATGCTACACTTAGTCCTAAGGAGATGGACGAAGTCTTTCATAAACTTATTAATATCAAAGCAAAATAA
- a CDS encoding methylated-DNA--[protein]-cysteine S-methyltransferase codes for MPYSMLYTSPVQNLEIISDGTAITHVLYKYNSSDLEYTTDSNLAVFGKVKQWLDDYFLGNNPVIDFPLKPQGTEFQQRVWKVLQDINYGEFKTYGDIAKQVGKTLGKSKMSAQAVGGAVGKNPISIIIPCHRVVGKDGSLTGYGGTIDNKIKLLEIEKADMTHLYRPAHSTKP; via the coding sequence ATGCCTTATTCAATGCTATATACATCACCTGTTCAAAATTTAGAGATTATTAGTGATGGCACTGCAATTACGCACGTATTGTATAAATACAATTCTTCAGATTTAGAATATACGACAGATTCGAATTTAGCTGTTTTTGGGAAAGTAAAGCAATGGTTGGACGACTATTTCTTAGGAAATAACCCTGTAATTGACTTTCCTTTGAAGCCCCAAGGAACTGAATTTCAACAACGCGTTTGGAAGGTTTTACAAGATATTAATTATGGCGAGTTTAAAACATATGGAGACATTGCTAAACAAGTAGGTAAAACACTAGGTAAATCTAAAATGTCAGCTCAAGCAGTAGGGGGCGCAGTAGGTAAAAACCCAATTTCAATTATCATCCCATGTCACCGTGTAGTAGGAAAAGACGGAAGTTTAACAGGATATGGAGGCACCATCGATAATAAAATTAAACTACTAGAAATTGAAAAAGCAGATATGACACACCTATACAGACCCGCCCATTCCACAAAACCATAA
- a CDS encoding hydroxymethylglutaryl-CoA synthase yields the protein MSIGIDKINFYVPKYYVDMAKLAEARQVDPNKFLIGIGQTHMAVSPVSQDIVSMGANAAKDIITEDDKKHIGMVIVATESAIDNAKAAAVQIHNLLDIQPFARCFEMKEACYAATPAIQLAKDYLEKRPNEKVLVIASDTARYGIQSGGEPTQGAGAVAMMISHNPSILELNDDAVAYTEDVYDFWRPTGHKYPLVAGALSKDAYIKSFQESWGEYARREGKTLSDFESLCFHVPFTKMGKKALDSIINDADETTQERLTAGYEDAVYYNRYVGNIYTGSLYLSLISLLENRDLKAGQTIGLFSYGSGSVGEFFSATLVDGFEDHLDKEGHKALLNNREEVSVETYEAYFNRFDELEFDHTTEKSEDDKDIFYLESIEEDIRQYHRPE from the coding sequence ATGAGTATAGGTATCGATAAAATTAATTTTTACGTCCCTAAATACTATGTAGACATGGCTAAGCTTGCAGAAGCACGCCAAGTTGATCCAAATAAATTTTTAATAGGTATTGGACAAACCCATATGGCTGTAAGTCCAGTATCACAAGATATCGTATCGATGGGAGCGAATGCTGCTAAAGATATTATAACAGAAGATGATAAAAAACATATTGGAATGGTTATCGTAGCTACTGAATCAGCGATTGATAATGCAAAAGCAGCTGCTGTTCAAATTCACAACTTATTAGATATTCAACCATTTGCTCGTTGCTTCGAAATGAAAGAAGCATGTTATGCTGCTACACCAGCGATTCAACTTGCAAAAGATTATCTTGAGAAACGTCCTAACGAGAAAGTGTTAGTCATCGCAAGTGATACTGCACGTTATGGTATTCAATCAGGCGGTGAACCAACTCAAGGTGCTGGTGCTGTCGCAATGATGATTTCTCATAACCCTAGCATTTTAGAATTAAATGATGATGCTGTGGCATACACTGAAGATGTGTATGATTTCTGGCGACCTACTGGCCATAAATATCCATTAGTAGCCGGCGCTTTATCTAAAGATGCTTATATTAAATCTTTCCAAGAGAGTTGGGGAGAATATGCACGTCGTGAAGGTAAAACATTATCTGATTTCGAATCATTATGTTTCCACGTGCCGTTCACTAAAATGGGTAAGAAAGCGTTAGATTCAATTATTAATGATGCTGACGAAACAACGCAAGAACGTTTAACTGCTGGTTATGAAGACGCTGTATACTATAACCGTTATGTAGGTAATATTTATACTGGTTCTTTATATTTAAGTTTAATTTCTTTACTTGAAAATAGAGACCTTAAAGCTGGGCAAACGATTGGTTTATTCAGTTATGGTTCTGGTTCAGTTGGCGAGTTCTTTAGTGCTACGTTGGTTGATGGCTTTGAAGATCATTTAGATAAAGAAGGTCATAAAGCGTTATTAAATAATCGCGAAGAGGTATCAGTGGAAACGTATGAAGCGTACTTTAACCGTTTTGATGAGTTAGAGTTTGATCATACTACTGAAAAATCTGAAGATGATAAGGATATCTTCTATTTAGAAAGTATTGAAGAGGATATTAGACAATATCATCGTCCTGAGTAA
- a CDS encoding thiolase family protein, translating into MKKIAIVSAKRTPIGRYKGKLRNYSAVELGTTALKGAIDAIDIDPSTIQQVIFGNVLQSGVGQNPARQIAIKSGIPDATPAMTINEVCGSGLKAIILGKQLIQLGEANVVAVGGVESMTNAPQLILKEGEEPVESFMHDGLTDAFHYVPMGVTAENIAEKYDITREMQDEFANNSQLKAAKATEAGKFDNEIISMKDAEGEAMTSDEGVRPNTSVEKLATLKTIFKENGTVTGGNASSINDGSSALILMEESYAKEHGFEILGIIGDYAEVGCDPQFMGYAPFYAVEKLLEKTNSQIDSVDIVEMTEAFAAQSIPVKDNLHIPDEKLNIYGGAIALGHPIGASGARLVTTLVNALEQEDKQTGIATACIGGGLGIALMVEKGAQ; encoded by the coding sequence ATGAAAAAAATCGCTATTGTAAGTGCCAAAAGAACTCCAATTGGCAGATATAAAGGGAAATTGAGAAACTATTCAGCAGTTGAACTAGGTACAACTGCGTTAAAAGGTGCTATTGATGCCATTGATATCGATCCTAGCACAATCCAACAAGTCATCTTCGGTAATGTGTTACAAAGTGGTGTCGGACAAAACCCAGCACGCCAGATCGCTATTAAGTCTGGTATTCCAGATGCAACGCCAGCAATGACAATTAATGAAGTATGTGGCTCAGGATTAAAAGCCATCATCTTAGGCAAACAATTAATACAATTAGGTGAAGCAAACGTCGTAGCTGTTGGGGGCGTTGAAAGTATGACGAATGCACCACAGCTTATCTTAAAAGAAGGCGAAGAACCTGTTGAAAGCTTTATGCATGACGGATTAACTGATGCTTTTCATTATGTACCAATGGGCGTGACTGCTGAGAACATTGCTGAGAAATACGATATCACGCGTGAAATGCAAGATGAATTTGCGAATAATTCACAACTTAAAGCAGCTAAAGCAACAGAAGCAGGTAAGTTTGATAACGAAATTATCAGCATGAAAGATGCTGAAGGGGAAGCGATGACATCAGATGAAGGAGTGCGTCCAAACACAAGCGTAGAGAAACTTGCGACGTTAAAGACTATTTTCAAAGAGAATGGTACCGTGACTGGTGGAAATGCTTCAAGCATTAATGATGGTTCATCTGCATTAATCTTAATGGAAGAATCATACGCGAAAGAGCATGGTTTCGAAATTCTAGGTATTATCGGTGATTATGCAGAAGTTGGATGTGATCCACAATTCATGGGTTATGCGCCATTCTATGCCGTTGAAAAGTTATTAGAAAAAACAAATAGCCAAATTGATAGTGTAGACATCGTAGAAATGACGGAAGCATTTGCAGCTCAAAGTATTCCAGTCAAAGATAATTTACACATTCCTGATGAAAAATTGAACATCTACGGCGGAGCGATTGCTTTAGGACATCCAATCGGTGCAAGTGGTGCACGTTTAGTTACAACATTAGTGAATGCGCTTGAACAAGAAGATAAACAAACAGGTATCGCAACTGCTTGTATCGGCGGCGGTTTAGGTATCGCTTTAATGGTTGAAAAAGGAGCGCAGTAA
- a CDS encoding hydroxymethylglutaryl-CoA reductase, degradative, whose product MKSLDKAFRHLSREDKLKQLVEYGWLNDDNYEVLRNNPLINEEVANSLIENVIGQGTLPVGLLPRIIVDDKEYVVPMMVEEPSVVAAASYGAKLVNNTGGFKTVKSERLMIGQIVFDAVEDTEALAQDIRNLEPQIKQIADEAYPSIIERGGGYRRIDIDTFPEQQLLSLKVFVDTKDAMGANMLNTILEAITAHLKNEFPNHDVLMSILSNHATASVVRVQGEIKVEDLNRGERSGEEVAKRMERASVLAQVDIHRAATHNKGVMNGIHAVVLATGNDTRGAEASAHAYASRDGQYRGIATWEYDEARGRLVGTIEVPMTLAIVGGGTKVLPIAKASLDLLNVETAQELGQVVAAVGLAQNFSACRALVSEGIQKGHMSLQYKSLAIVVGAQGDEIAKVAEALKQEPKANTAAAQRILEELRKQS is encoded by the coding sequence ATGAAGAGTTTAGACAAAGCGTTTCGTCATTTATCACGTGAAGATAAGTTGAAACAGTTAGTCGAATACGGTTGGTTAAATGACGATAATTATGAAGTATTACGTAACAACCCACTTATTAATGAAGAAGTAGCCAACAGCTTAATCGAGAATGTGATTGGTCAAGGTACATTACCAGTAGGCTTATTGCCTAGAATCATTGTTGATGATAAAGAATATGTCGTGCCAATGATGGTGGAAGAACCTTCAGTTGTTGCGGCAGCAAGCTATGGTGCGAAACTGGTTAACAACACTGGTGGTTTCAAAACAGTTAAGAGTGAGCGCTTGATGATTGGTCAAATCGTCTTTGATGCTGTTGAAGACACAGAGGCGTTAGCGCAAGACATTAGAAATCTTGAGCCTCAAATTAAACAAATTGCTGATGAAGCTTATCCATCTATCATTGAACGTGGTGGTGGCTATCGTCGTATTGATATCGACACGTTCCCTGAACAACAGTTGTTATCTTTAAAGGTCTTTGTAGATACGAAAGATGCGATGGGTGCAAATATGCTTAATACTATCTTAGAAGCGATTACTGCTCACTTGAAAAATGAGTTCCCAAACCACGACGTGTTAATGAGTATTTTATCGAACCATGCTACAGCATCTGTTGTACGTGTACAAGGTGAAATCAAAGTCGAAGATCTAAATAGAGGAGAACGTTCAGGTGAAGAAGTAGCCAAACGTATGGAACGTGCTTCAGTACTAGCACAAGTAGATATTCATCGTGCAGCCACACATAATAAAGGCGTAATGAACGGTATTCATGCCGTAGTGTTAGCGACAGGAAATGATACGCGTGGTGCAGAAGCAAGTGCCCATGCGTATGCGAGTCGTGATGGTCAATATCGAGGTATCGCCACATGGGAATACGATGAAGCACGTGGTCGTCTCGTTGGTACCATTGAAGTACCGATGACTTTAGCGATTGTCGGTGGTGGTACGAAAGTATTGCCAATTGCTAAGGCTTCATTAGATTTATTAAATGTAGAAACTGCACAAGAGCTTGGACAAGTCGTTGCTGCCGTTGGATTAGCACAAAACTTTTCAGCATGTAGAGCCTTAGTTTCTGAAGGTATTCAAAAAGGCCATATGAGCTTACAATATAAATCATTAGCGATTGTCGTAGGTGCACAAGGCGACGAAATTGCAAAGGTAGCAGAGGCTTTAAAACAAGAACCTAAAGCCAATACTGCTGCTGCACAACGCATTTTAGAAGAATTAAGAAAACAATCATAA
- a CDS encoding CHAP domain-containing protein — MKFKKLFSRLLLATGIMFAGTFTYQNIEHTHVSHAASYNYYNRGQCTWWAYQRRAQLGKPVSNRWGNAKNWYYNAQRSGYRTGHIPRRYAVMQSTAGYYGHVAVVERVYNNGSILVSEYNYNVRLGYGTRYLSKWAARNYNYIY, encoded by the coding sequence ATGAAATTCAAAAAATTATTTTCACGTCTTTTATTAGCTACTGGAATCATGTTCGCTGGAACTTTCACGTACCAAAATATTGAACATACACATGTCTCTCATGCCGCTTCATATAACTATTACAATAGAGGTCAATGTACTTGGTGGGCGTATCAACGTCGTGCACAATTAGGCAAACCTGTTTCAAATAGATGGGGCAACGCAAAGAACTGGTATTACAATGCACAACGTTCAGGCTATAGAACAGGTCATATCCCTCGTCGCTACGCAGTAATGCAATCAACTGCAGGATATTATGGTCACGTAGCTGTTGTAGAGCGTGTTTATAATAATGGAAGCATTTTGGTATCAGAATATAACTATAACGTACGTCTTGGTTACGGCACACGTTACTTAAGCAAATGGGCTGCACGTAACTATAATTACATTTATTAA
- a CDS encoding sterile alpha motif-like domain-containing protein — translation MSFYEFMQNFVGDDTPLGELVNWINQDNNFPREVKSQNEILSYFRQHPCPETIPVTIVKRALSVFNQFTNV, via the coding sequence TTGAGCTTTTACGAATTTATGCAAAATTTTGTTGGTGATGACACACCATTAGGTGAATTGGTAAATTGGATTAATCAAGATAACAATTTCCCTAGAGAAGTGAAGAGCCAAAATGAAATATTGTCATATTTTCGACAACATCCATGTCCAGAAACCATACCGGTGACAATTGTTAAAAGAGCATTGTCTGTTTTTAACCAATTCACCAATGTATGA
- a CDS encoding LysR family transcriptional regulator, protein MDIKHMKYFMEVVNQGGMTNASKSLYIAQPTISKAIKDIENELKMTLFDRQKRYLVLTDAGKVFYKKCEEIIALYDNIPYEINGLLGLETGHINIGLSAVMDMQHFIYILGEFHKLYPNVTYNLNESGGKSIETRLINDQIDIGITTIPINENIFDYLSLYSEDLRLVVSDEHELATRESVTMADLKNEDFIMFNEDFYLNDKIIAAAKNSGFIPNTVSNVSQWNFIEYLLLAHLGVSILPEHIASMLKDNIKSIKIEDPSMRWELGAIWKKDKLLSHATSKWIEFMSQRLKYD, encoded by the coding sequence TTGGATATCAAACATATGAAATACTTTATGGAAGTTGTAAACCAAGGTGGTATGACAAATGCTTCAAAGTCTTTATATATCGCCCAACCTACCATCAGTAAAGCGATAAAAGATATAGAGAATGAACTCAAAATGACGCTATTCGACCGTCAAAAACGATATTTAGTGCTTACTGACGCAGGTAAAGTATTCTATAAAAAATGCGAAGAGATTATTGCGTTGTATGACAATATTCCATACGAAATTAATGGATTGCTAGGACTTGAAACAGGTCATATTAACATTGGGCTATCTGCAGTGATGGATATGCAACATTTTATATATATACTAGGTGAGTTTCATAAACTCTATCCGAACGTAACATACAATTTAAATGAAAGTGGCGGTAAATCGATTGAAACGCGTTTGATTAATGATCAAATCGATATTGGTATCACCACCATTCCTATTAATGAGAACATTTTTGATTATTTATCTTTATATAGTGAAGATTTAAGATTAGTAGTAAGTGATGAACATGAACTTGCGACGCGAGAATCAGTGACTATGGCGGATTTGAAGAATGAGGACTTCATAATGTTTAATGAAGATTTTTATCTTAACGATAAAATTATTGCAGCTGCTAAAAATTCTGGTTTCATACCAAACACAGTCTCAAATGTATCTCAATGGAACTTTATAGAATACTTATTATTAGCACATTTAGGTGTCAGTATTTTACCAGAACATATAGCGAGTATGTTGAAAGATAATATCAAAAGTATCAAGATTGAAGATCCAAGTATGCGTTGGGAACTTGGGGCGATTTGGAAGAAAGATAAATTACTCAGTCATGCCACGTCGAAGTGGATTGAATTTATGAGTCAACGTTTGAAATACGATTGA
- a CDS encoding CidA/LrgA family protein — translation MKKALTVAQIVVQIAIIIVISYIGSLLQELFHIPLAGSIVGMILLYILLELKIIRINWISEGAEFLLSTMVFFFIPSVVGIMDIFSNITKSYIIFFLLIIVGTSCVALVSGYIAEKMVKQPKAKKGNELR, via the coding sequence TTGAAAAAAGCGCTCACAGTTGCACAAATTGTTGTTCAAATTGCCATTATCATAGTCATTAGTTATATAGGAAGTTTACTACAAGAACTTTTCCACATACCACTTGCTGGAAGTATTGTAGGCATGATTTTGCTATATATCTTATTAGAACTTAAAATAATTCGCATTAACTGGATATCAGAAGGTGCAGAATTTTTATTATCAACGATGGTCTTTTTCTTTATTCCATCGGTTGTCGGTATTATGGATATCTTTTCTAATATAACTAAGAGCTATATCATCTTCTTCTTATTAATCATAGTAGGTACAAGTTGCGTCGCCCTTGTTTCAGGTTATATCGCTGAAAAAATGGTGAAACAACCTAAAGCCAAGAAAGGTAATGAGTTGAGATGA
- a CDS encoding LrgB family protein has translation MIIKAILMILLTIVMYLLAKKLQLKYNNPFLNPALIGSIGVIIVLLATHQNYHDYMAGGKWINHLLNATVVCLAYPLYKNRHKIIENMSIIFSSVMAGVVLNFVLVFSSLKLLGYSEETIVTILPRSITAAVGIEVSHELGGTDTITVLFIITTGLIGSMMGSMLLKVGNFKTSIARGLTYGNASHAFGTAKALEHDIESGVFSSIGMILTAVISSILIPIMIILFY, from the coding sequence ATGATAATTAAAGCAATCCTTATGATATTGTTAACCATCGTTATGTATCTATTGGCAAAAAAATTACAACTTAAATATAACAATCCATTTTTAAACCCTGCCTTAATTGGTTCGATTGGTGTGATTATCGTTTTACTCGCTACACATCAAAACTATCATGATTATATGGCTGGTGGTAAATGGATTAACCATTTATTAAACGCAACTGTCGTGTGTTTAGCGTATCCACTTTATAAAAATCGACATAAAATCATCGAAAATATGAGTATTATATTTTCAAGCGTAATGGCTGGAGTCGTACTCAATTTTGTGTTAGTGTTTAGTTCGTTAAAGTTGTTAGGTTACTCTGAAGAAACCATTGTGACAATATTGCCTCGTTCCATCACAGCTGCTGTAGGGATTGAAGTATCACATGAATTAGGTGGTACAGATACGATTACCGTACTATTTATCATCACTACAGGGCTAATAGGGAGTATGATGGGATCAATGTTATTGAAAGTAGGTAATTTTAAAACATCAATCGCAAGAGGCTTAACATACGGTAACGCATCACACGCGTTTGGTACGGCAAAAGCGCTAGAACACGATATTGAATCTGGCGTATTTAGTTCAATTGGAATGATATTGACTGCTGTTATCAGCTCAATACTTATTCCGATCATGATTATTTTATTTTATTAA
- a CDS encoding pyruvate oxidase, giving the protein MAKIKANEALVKALEAWKIDHLYGIPGDSVDAVVDSLRTVRDSFKFYHVRHEEVASLAAASYTKMTGKIGVALSIGGPGVVHLLNGMYDAKMDRVPQLIIAGQTNSSLLGTKAFQETNISKMVDDVAVYHHQIQKGDNVFDVVNDAIRTAYEKRGVAVVICPNDLLTQKIKDTTNRPVDTMKPKAPSPTFRSIKKASKLIDKSKKPVMLIGVGAQNAKEELREFIEAAKIPVIHTLPAKTIIPDDHPYSIGNLGKIGTKTSYQTIQDADLLIMAGTNYPYVDYLPKKNIKAIQIDTNPDVIGKRFNINVGIVGDTKVAFHQLTESIRHVPTRPFLDKTLQRKAVWDKWMEQDMNNESSPIRPERLMKSISKYSDDDAVFSIDVGTSTVWSTRYLNLSVNNKFIISSWLGTMGCGLPGAIASKIAYPKRQAISITGDGAFQMVMQDFATAVQYDLPMTIFVMNNKQLSFIKYEQQAAGELEYAIDFSDMDHAKFAEAAGGRGYVLKDPSRIDEVVEAALNENVPTIVDVHVDPNAAPLPGKIVNEEALNYGKWAYRSITEDKKLDFEEIPPLSVAAKRFL; this is encoded by the coding sequence ATGGCGAAAATTAAAGCAAATGAAGCATTAGTCAAAGCATTAGAAGCATGGAAAATAGATCATCTTTATGGTATTCCAGGGGACTCTGTTGACGCAGTAGTAGATAGCTTACGTACAGTAAGAGATTCATTCAAATTCTATCACGTACGTCACGAAGAAGTAGCAAGTTTAGCAGCTGCTTCATACACTAAAATGACAGGAAAAATCGGGGTAGCATTAAGTATCGGTGGTCCTGGTGTAGTTCACTTATTAAATGGTATGTACGATGCAAAAATGGACCGCGTACCTCAATTAATTATTGCTGGACAAACAAACAGCTCATTATTAGGTACTAAAGCGTTCCAAGAAACAAATATTTCTAAAATGGTTGATGACGTAGCTGTTTATCATCACCAAATTCAAAAAGGCGATAACGTATTCGACGTTGTTAATGATGCAATCCGTACTGCTTATGAAAAACGCGGTGTTGCTGTAGTTATCTGTCCTAACGACTTATTAACTCAAAAAATTAAAGATACAACAAATCGTCCAGTAGATACAATGAAACCTAAAGCACCATCACCAACATTCCGTAGCATTAAAAAAGCATCTAAATTAATCGATAAAAGTAAAAAACCGGTTATGCTTATCGGCGTAGGTGCACAAAATGCTAAAGAAGAATTACGTGAATTTATCGAAGCAGCAAAAATTCCAGTCATTCACACATTACCAGCTAAAACAATCATCCCTGATGATCATCCATACAGCATTGGTAACTTAGGTAAAATCGGTACTAAAACATCTTACCAAACAATTCAAGATGCTGACTTATTAATCATGGCAGGTACAAACTACCCTTACGTAGATTACCTACCTAAGAAAAATATCAAAGCAATCCAAATTGATACGAACCCAGATGTGATCGGTAAACGTTTCAACATCAACGTAGGTATCGTTGGCGACACTAAAGTTGCTTTCCACCAATTAACTGAAAGCATTAGACACGTCCCAACTCGTCCATTCTTAGATAAAACATTACAACGTAAAGCTGTTTGGGATAAATGGATGGAACAAGATATGAACAACGAAAGTTCACCAATTCGTCCAGAACGCTTAATGAAATCAATTAGTAAATATAGCGATGACGATGCTGTATTCTCAATTGATGTTGGTACTTCAACAGTTTGGTCAACTCGTTACTTAAACTTATCAGTAAATAATAAATTCATTATTTCATCATGGTTAGGTACAATGGGTTGTGGTCTTCCAGGCGCTATCGCATCTAAAATTGCTTATCCTAAACGTCAAGCAATTTCAATCACTGGTGACGGTGCCTTCCAAATGGTAATGCAAGACTTTGCAACTGCTGTTCAATATGACTTACCAATGACAATCTTTGTTATGAATAACAAACAATTATCATTCATTAAATATGAACAACAAGCTGCTGGTGAATTAGAATATGCGATTGATTTCTCTGATATGGATCACGCTAAATTCGCTGAAGCTGCAGGCGGTAGAGGTTATGTCTTAAAAGATCCTAGCCGTATCGATGAAGTTGTAGAAGCTGCATTAAATGAAAATGTACCAACTATCGTTGACGTACATGTTGATCCTAATGCTGCACCATTACCAGGTAAAATCGTAAATGAAGAAGCGCTTAACTATGGTAAATGGGCTTACAGATCAATTACTGAAGATAAAAAATTAGACTTCGAAGAAATTCCACCACTTTCAGTAGCAGCTAAACGTTTCTTATAA